In Campylobacter sp. 2014D-0216, the following proteins share a genomic window:
- the uvrC gene encoding excinuclease ABC subunit UvrC, whose protein sequence is MLENELKTLPDLPGVYQYFDAQGKLLYVGKAKNLKNRVRSYFNFTPKLCPNPNNSLRIQKMISEASHLEFITTKSEADALILENSFIKQLHPKYNILLRDDKTYPYIYIDLNEDFPRFEITRKIIKKNKIKYFGPFFKGAKELLNALYLSFELRQKKSCKELCLFYQIKRCKGPCEKKITQEAYEKITQEAIQALLNPLSLVKNLEHKMLEYAKNENYEEAALIRDQIKTIQDLSVKIQIDLAKLEDFDVFAVYCEDNLLSMVRFVINNGKIISSNHKILALKNQSEFDPNAIYKQYILENYTQEAPINSTRIYTHDEFEDMELLQDLLSKRFSKKFHLKMPKLGEKKALCDLALENAKINIQKHLKNENYLLLKEIKDFFNLQNYPNHIEIFDNSHMQGEANVGALVAFKDGKFDKSSYRHYHLSYKNDYDQMLQTLSKRALSFDKNPPPDLWLIDGGDALLKLANDIIKSSGANVDILAISKEKIDAKAHRAKGSAKDKIYTQDGKIQLNTDDKKLQFLQKLRDEAHRFAISFHQKTKRKQDLQSSKLIQLGISQGYIKKFLDYYGNFDNIFNASFDELKSLSNAKIAQLIKDNT, encoded by the coding sequence ATGTTAGAAAATGAACTCAAAACTTTACCGGATCTACCTGGCGTATATCAATACTTTGACGCACAAGGAAAATTGCTATATGTAGGCAAGGCCAAAAACTTAAAAAACCGTGTAAGAAGTTATTTTAATTTTACACCTAAACTTTGTCCTAATCCTAACAACAGCTTAAGAATCCAAAAAATGATCAGTGAGGCTTCGCACTTGGAATTTATCACCACAAAAAGTGAAGCTGATGCTTTGATTTTAGAAAATTCTTTCATAAAACAATTGCACCCTAAATATAATATATTGCTAAGAGATGATAAAACTTATCCTTATATTTATATTGATTTAAACGAAGATTTTCCAAGATTTGAAATTACAAGAAAAATCATTAAAAAAAATAAAATTAAATATTTTGGTCCTTTTTTTAAAGGAGCAAAAGAACTTTTAAATGCGTTATATTTATCTTTTGAACTTAGACAAAAAAAATCCTGCAAAGAACTTTGTCTTTTTTATCAGATTAAACGCTGCAAAGGACCATGTGAAAAAAAAATCACACAAGAAGCTTATGAAAAAATCACACAAGAAGCTATACAAGCGCTTTTAAATCCACTTTCTTTAGTTAAAAACCTAGAGCATAAAATGCTAGAATATGCAAAAAATGAAAACTATGAAGAAGCAGCCCTTATAAGAGATCAGATTAAAACCATTCAAGATTTAAGTGTAAAAATACAAATCGATCTTGCCAAGCTTGAAGATTTTGATGTTTTTGCAGTCTATTGCGAGGATAATCTACTATCTATGGTACGATTTGTGATTAACAATGGTAAAATCATCAGCTCAAATCATAAAATTTTAGCACTTAAAAATCAAAGCGAGTTTGATCCTAATGCAATCTATAAGCAGTATATATTAGAAAATTACACCCAAGAAGCTCCTATTAACTCAACTCGCATATATACACATGATGAATTTGAAGATATGGAGCTTTTGCAAGATCTACTTAGCAAAAGGTTTTCTAAGAAATTCCACCTTAAAATGCCAAAACTTGGCGAAAAAAAAGCATTGTGTGATCTTGCCTTGGAAAATGCAAAAATCAATATACAAAAACACCTGAAAAATGAAAACTACCTACTCTTGAAAGAAATAAAAGACTTTTTTAATTTGCAAAATTATCCTAATCATATTGAAATTTTCGATAATTCTCATATGCAAGGTGAGGCAAATGTCGGTGCTTTAGTGGCTTTCAAAGATGGAAAATTTGATAAAAGTTCTTATAGACATTATCATCTATCTTATAAAAATGATTATGATCAAATGCTCCAAACTCTTAGCAAAAGAGCTTTGTCATTTGATAAAAATCCACCTCCTGATTTATGGTTGATTGATGGAGGAGATGCTTTGTTAAAATTAGCCAACGATATCATTAAAAGTTCAGGTGCAAACGTGGATATACTAGCCATATCAAAAGAAAAAATCGATGCAAAAGCACACCGTGCAAAAGGAAGCGCTAAAGATAAAATTTACACCCAAGATGGCAAAATACAGTTAAATACTGACGATAAAAAATTGCAATTTTTACAAAAACTACGCGATGAAGCACATCGCTTTGCTATTAGCTTTCACCAAAAAACAAAAAGAAAGCAAGATTTACAAAGCTCAAAATTAATACAACTTGGAATTTCTCAAGGCTATATTAAGAAATTTTTGGATTATTATGGTAATTTTGATAATATCTTTAACGCAAGTTTTGATGAATTAAAATCACTTTCTAATGCAAAAATAGCTCAACTAATTAAGGACAATACATGA
- the nhaD gene encoding sodium:proton antiporter NhaD translates to MSKIFFLLCLGVSFLLASPTHELNLAFSALGIGILIIFILGYYFIAAEEKYHINKTKPALFIGTVSFIIIGIYMVLNDLDTQILEESVNHLILEIAQIVFFLIAAMTFIEALIERSVFETLKYKLVSKGYTYRKLFWLTGILAFFISPIADNLTTALILSTVLLTIDKNNKEFLIPGAINIVVAANAGGAWSPFGDITTLMVWTAKKATFFEFFALFPASFIGWLLTAYLLSRYVPNVQPNFHKDNLEKVEIKPGGKVFIALGFLTIALAVFIHSICDLPAMWGMIFGLSLLSLYIYFFNKKQGKKDLNVFYYMTRIEMDTLLFFFGILSAVGALHFVGWLAYASDLYVKFGATSINIGVGFLSAIVDNVPVMSAVLKANPSMDDTQWLLVTLTAGIGGSLISFGSAAGVGVMGKMKGIYTFNAHLKYAWTILIGYVVSIMVWYVQFQLLNL, encoded by the coding sequence ATGAGTAAAATATTTTTTTTGCTGTGTTTGGGGGTTAGCTTTTTGCTAGCTAGTCCAACACATGAGTTAAATTTGGCTTTTAGTGCTTTGGGTATAGGTATTTTGATTATTTTTATACTAGGGTATTATTTTATTGCTGCAGAAGAAAAATATCACATCAATAAAACAAAACCTGCTTTATTTATAGGCACTGTTTCTTTTATTATAATTGGTATTTACATGGTTTTAAATGATCTAGACACTCAAATACTTGAAGAAAGTGTTAATCATTTGATTTTAGAAATAGCACAAATTGTTTTTTTCTTAATAGCAGCTATGACTTTTATAGAAGCACTAATAGAAAGGTCGGTTTTTGAAACATTAAAATATAAACTTGTAAGCAAGGGATATACATATAGGAAGTTATTTTGGCTAACAGGAATTTTAGCTTTTTTTATTTCGCCAATCGCAGATAATCTTACCACCGCTTTGATTTTATCTACGGTGCTTTTAACTATAGATAAAAACAATAAAGAATTTTTAATCCCAGGTGCTATTAACATTGTTGTTGCAGCTAATGCAGGTGGAGCTTGGTCGCCTTTTGGTGATATTACTACCTTGATGGTATGGACTGCAAAAAAAGCAACTTTTTTTGAATTTTTTGCTTTATTTCCTGCTTCGTTTATCGGTTGGTTATTGACAGCATATTTATTATCACGCTATGTTCCAAATGTTCAGCCTAATTTCCATAAAGATAATTTAGAAAAAGTTGAAATTAAACCAGGTGGTAAGGTATTTATTGCATTGGGTTTTTTAACTATTGCTTTGGCTGTATTTATCCATAGTATTTGTGATTTGCCTGCTATGTGGGGGATGATTTTTGGTCTTTCCTTATTAAGCTTATATATATACTTTTTTAATAAAAAACAAGGTAAAAAAGATTTAAATGTGTTTTACTATATGACGCGCATTGAAATGGATACTCTGTTGTTCTTCTTTGGTATTTTATCTGCAGTGGGTGCTTTGCATTTTGTGGGTTGGCTTGCATATGCTTCAGATCTTTATGTAAAATTTGGCGCAACAAGTATCAATATAGGAGTAGGATTTTTATCTGCTATTGTAGATAATGTTCCGGTAATGAGTGCAGTCTTAAAAGCAAATCCAAGCATGGATGATACTCAATGGCTTTTAGTTACACTTACAGCGGGAATTGGAGGTTCTTTGATAAGCTTTGGTTCTGCAGCTGGAGTGGGTGTTATGGGTAAAATGAAAGGTATTTATACTTTTAATGCACATTTAAAGTATGCTTGGACAATTTTAATAGGTTATGTAGTATCTATTATGGTTTGGTATGTACAATTTCAACTGTTAAATTTATAA
- the guaA gene encoding glutamine-hydrolyzing GMP synthase — protein sequence MKKADILVLDFGSQYTQLIARRLREQGVYAEILPFNVSLDEIKAKEPKGIILSGGPASVYANDAYFCDKGVFELNIPVLGICYGMQLMAHHFGANVAPAGHKEYGKATIDIQNDSDLFKNLPKKQTVWMSHSDKVENLPQGFEVLATSENSPFCVFGDEKRKFFALQFHPEVQHSEFGKSILKNFAKYACNCDSVWNMGSFAKTQAQKIKEEVGNDKVLCAVSGGVDSSVVAALLASAIKDQVVVVFVDNGLLRSGEKEQVEYMFRHTLGIDLISIDAREIFLSRLAGVRDPEQKRKIIGNTFIEVFEEEAKKHKDVKYLAQGTLYTDIIESSVVGASKTIKSHHNVGGLPEKMNLKLIEPLKEIFKDEVRALGMELGLNKDVVYRHPFPGPGLAIRIMGEVNEPSLELLRKADVILIEELKSSGWYDKTWQAFCVLLNVQSVGVMGDNRTYDNAICVRVVNASDGMTATFSHLPYELLENISRRIINEVEGINRVVYDISSKPPATIEWE from the coding sequence ATGAAAAAAGCAGATATTTTAGTTTTAGACTTCGGGTCTCAATACACACAATTAATTGCTAGAAGATTAAGAGAGCAGGGTGTGTATGCAGAAATTTTACCTTTTAATGTAAGCTTAGATGAGATTAAGGCTAAGGAGCCTAAGGGTATTATTTTAAGTGGCGGGCCAGCTAGTGTGTACGCAAATGATGCTTATTTTTGTGATAAAGGTGTTTTCGAGCTTAATATTCCGGTATTAGGGATATGTTATGGTATGCAACTTATGGCACATCATTTTGGCGCAAACGTAGCTCCGGCAGGACACAAAGAGTATGGTAAAGCAACTATAGATATTCAAAACGATAGTGATTTGTTTAAAAATTTACCAAAAAAACAAACGGTTTGGATGAGCCATTCTGATAAGGTAGAAAATTTACCACAAGGCTTTGAAGTTTTAGCAACTAGTGAAAATAGCCCTTTTTGTGTTTTTGGAGACGAAAAACGTAAATTCTTTGCTTTACAATTCCACCCTGAAGTACAACATAGTGAATTTGGAAAGAGTATCTTGAAAAATTTTGCTAAATATGCTTGCAACTGCGATAGTGTATGGAATATGGGATCTTTTGCAAAAACTCAAGCGCAGAAAATCAAAGAAGAAGTGGGTAATGATAAAGTTCTTTGTGCAGTAAGTGGCGGGGTAGATAGTAGTGTAGTAGCTGCTTTGCTTGCAAGTGCGATCAAAGATCAAGTGGTAGTGGTTTTTGTTGATAATGGACTTTTAAGAAGTGGAGAAAAAGAGCAAGTTGAGTATATGTTTAGACATACTTTGGGTATTGATTTAATTAGTATTGATGCAAGAGAGATTTTTCTAAGTCGCTTAGCGGGTGTGAGAGATCCTGAGCAAAAAAGAAAAATTATAGGCAATACCTTTATAGAAGTATTTGAAGAAGAAGCAAAAAAACATAAAGATGTTAAGTATTTAGCACAAGGAACTTTGTATACTGATATTATTGAAAGTTCAGTTGTTGGAGCTAGTAAAACTATAAAATCTCATCATAATGTAGGCGGTTTGCCTGAAAAGATGAATTTAAAGCTTATCGAGCCTTTAAAAGAGATTTTTAAAGATGAGGTAAGGGCTTTAGGAATGGAACTTGGTTTAAATAAAGATGTAGTGTATCGTCATCCTTTTCCTGGGCCAGGACTAGCTATACGTATTATGGGCGAAGTTAATGAACCTAGCTTGGAGCTTTTAAGAAAAGCAGATGTGATTTTAATTGAAGAGTTAAAAAGCAGTGGTTGGTATGATAAAACTTGGCAAGCATTCTGTGTGCTTTTAAATGTACAAAGTGTTGGCGTAATGGGAGATAACAGAACTTATGATAATGCAATATGCGTACGCGTAGTTAATGCAAGCGATGGTATGACTGCGACTTTTTCTCATTTGCCTTATGAATTGTTAGAGAATATATCACGCCGTATTATTAATGAAGTAGAAGGAATTAATCGCGTGGTGTATGATATTTCTAGTAAACCACCAGCGACTATTGAGTGGGAATGA
- a CDS encoding class I SAM-dependent methyltransferase, which translates to MFLYQYFKNPKQTGAFCASSKQLSKLITSHVQHANNIVEIGPGTGSFTKYILQQKNHNASFFAVEINPHMANKLKQNIDNIDIEVRSAEFLPEMLEKRSINSVDLIISGIPWALLNSQEQDLLLNSIHDVLEENGCFATFAYILPTPKGRAFKKKLFATFSKVEISPIVWQNLPPAFVYFCTK; encoded by the coding sequence ATGTTTTTATATCAATATTTTAAAAATCCAAAACAAACCGGAGCTTTTTGTGCAAGCTCTAAACAACTAAGCAAACTAATTACTTCTCACGTACAACATGCAAATAATATTGTAGAAATTGGTCCAGGCACAGGAAGTTTTACTAAATACATTCTTCAACAAAAAAACCACAATGCGAGTTTTTTTGCAGTTGAGATCAATCCCCACATGGCTAATAAATTAAAACAAAACATAGACAACATTGACATAGAAGTAAGATCAGCAGAATTTTTACCCGAAATGCTAGAAAAAAGATCAATTAACAGTGTGGATTTGATTATTTCAGGAATTCCATGGGCTTTGTTAAATTCCCAAGAGCAAGATTTGCTGCTAAATTCCATTCATGATGTTTTAGAAGAAAACGGTTGCTTTGCTACTTTTGCCTATATACTTCCAACACCAAAAGGAAGAGCTTTTAAAAAGAAACTTTTTGCTACTTTTAGCAAGGTAGAGATTTCACCAATCGTTTGGCAAAATCTACCCCCTGCTTTTGTATATTTTTGTACTAAATAA
- the purD gene encoding phosphoribosylamine--glycine ligase has protein sequence MKILILGSGAREYSIALALQKTNNNLEFYFAPGNGATAKIGTNLNMKDPKVITAYAKASEIDLCIVGSENFLAEGIVDLFKENNIAIFGPTKAAAMLEASKSYMKSFLKKYKIKTAKFLNTTDYEKAKKFIMTLTPPIVVKADGLCAGKGVIIAQSHEEALEATKNMLSGESFGDAGKIVVIEEYLNGFELSVFAVCDGSDFVLLPAAQDHKRLLDNDKGPNTGGMGAYAPSTLASENLLEQVKKDIVAPTLKGMKEEGAEFVGVLFIGLMVVNNKPYVLEYNVRFGDPECEVLMPLIENPLDLFLACVNKNLANTTIKIKNEFAVGVVCASKNYPYKDSPKALIEIGDIPQNSHISYAGVSLEDDKLYASGGRVLVCVGTGKNIEEAQKNAYALCENVQFKGKQYRKDIAFQVLK, from the coding sequence ATGAAAATTTTAATATTAGGAAGCGGTGCAAGAGAATATTCCATCGCTTTGGCTCTTCAAAAAACAAATAATAATTTAGAATTTTACTTTGCTCCAGGAAATGGTGCTACCGCTAAAATAGGAACTAATCTTAATATGAAAGATCCTAAAGTGATCACGGCTTATGCAAAGGCATCTGAGATTGACTTGTGTATAGTTGGGAGCGAAAATTTTTTAGCAGAAGGTATAGTGGATCTTTTTAAAGAAAATAATATTGCTATTTTTGGACCTACTAAAGCAGCTGCTATGCTTGAAGCGTCAAAATCTTACATGAAAAGTTTTCTTAAAAAATACAAAATTAAAACAGCCAAATTTTTAAATACAACTGACTATGAAAAAGCTAAAAAATTTATTATGACTTTAACTCCACCTATTGTGGTGAAAGCTGATGGTTTATGTGCAGGCAAAGGAGTGATCATTGCTCAAAGCCATGAAGAGGCTTTAGAGGCTACTAAAAATATGCTGAGTGGTGAAAGCTTTGGTGATGCTGGAAAAATTGTTGTTATAGAAGAATACCTTAACGGCTTTGAATTAAGTGTGTTTGCGGTTTGTGATGGAAGTGATTTCGTTTTATTGCCAGCTGCTCAAGATCATAAAAGATTATTAGATAACGATAAGGGACCAAATACCGGTGGTATGGGTGCATATGCTCCAAGTACTTTAGCAAGTGAAAATTTACTAGAGCAGGTAAAAAAAGATATTGTTGCACCAACGTTAAAAGGCATGAAAGAAGAAGGTGCTGAGTTTGTAGGGGTGTTGTTTATAGGATTGATGGTGGTAAACAACAAGCCTTATGTTTTGGAGTATAATGTACGTTTTGGTGATCCTGAGTGTGAAGTTTTGATGCCTTTAATCGAAAATCCTTTAGATCTATTTTTAGCCTGTGTTAATAAAAATTTAGCTAATACTACTATAAAAATTAAAAATGAATTTGCTGTGGGCGTAGTGTGTGCGAGCAAAAATTATCCTTACAAAGACTCCCCAAAAGCATTGATTGAAATAGGAGATATCCCGCAAAATTCTCATATTTCTTACGCAGGCGTAAGTTTAGAAGATGATAAACTATATGCTAGTGGTGGACGCGTATTGGTTTGCGTGGGAACTGGAAAAAACATAGAAGAAGCTCAAAAAAATGCGTATGCGCTTTGTGAGAATGTACAATTCAAGGGAAAACAATATAGAAAAGATATTGCTTTTCAGGTTCTTAAATGA
- a CDS encoding RDD family protein — protein sequence MSTNQELFDKLEKEELKIASFKKRFLAYIVDSFVILAIVAVILLDKFNSAQTYEEIHNLLMRFASGILILQFTYHVLFTYLYGATLGKMLLKIMVIDQELLDKPSFTQSALRAGVRQISDMLYGLGFAWALSNVVLKTWHDYAAKTVVIDLA from the coding sequence ATGAGTACTAATCAAGAATTATTCGACAAATTAGAAAAAGAAGAATTAAAAATAGCAAGTTTTAAAAAAAGATTTCTTGCTTATATTGTGGATAGTTTTGTAATACTTGCGATTGTTGCAGTCATTTTGCTTGATAAATTTAATTCCGCTCAAACATATGAAGAAATTCATAACCTTTTAATGCGTTTTGCGAGTGGAATTTTGATCTTGCAATTTACATACCATGTGCTTTTTACTTATTTATATGGCGCTACTTTAGGGAAAATGCTTTTAAAGATTATGGTGATTGATCAAGAATTGCTAGATAAGCCTAGTTTTACCCAAAGCGCTTTAAGAGCAGGTGTAAGGCAAATCAGTGATATGCTATATGGATTGGGATTTGCTTGGGCTTTAAGTAATGTCGTTTTAAAAACTTGGCATGATTATGCGGCTAAAACTGTGGTGATTGATCTTGCGTAA
- a CDS encoding LPS-assembly protein LptD, producing MLRKILLSLACIGSLYASKVDIYALDVVKKNDTIEAKNNVVVVSDLYLITANEAKFNEKTKDLELFGDVNILRGQKERTNSTYTKINLKDNTTAFKNLFFSNNDLEVWMQCHQANFDEKFVITKKSVVSSCNVENPDWEIRFDEGKLNKESNFLHLYNARLYVKNTPVMYLPYFGFSVDTKRKSGLLIPQVILKQSEGLYYNQPIYYVIDDNADIQLEPQIRTKRGYGLYSTLRFIDTPYSQGEISGGIFGEKSSYKRKENLKNKEHYGIEVKYSSEALFKSLLSDEFQEGLWVDATYLNDVDYTNLSSSAKTEASLVTSKINYFLSDDDNYYGAYAKYYIDTSKISNKDTLQEYPSFQYHRYLNGFFDNYIQYSLDASFHRYYRQTGIYAKTLDFDLPLVYHTSLFDDFLNFTFTERIYANFVDYSNTNLKNQEHLFRNSHNFSLYTDLSKPYENFYHTLYLGANYYIPGAKSGEITEDFIDIKNDPEQLNFSMFQYFYSTLGKKKLYHSLKAKYYTKQGSFGGFDNVVEYFYNDYISFRNEAEYSGIDNRFDKVFSEALFDYGEWKFSLNHAYRIYEKEKYNFLGTKAQYHINANYQIFGGLWFDLGKDPEKWEVGYTYQRKCWNYSLMYRQDISPKLTSGGISAKDQSGVYFMFNFYPLGGVSYDFSLQENERSI from the coding sequence ATCTTGCGTAAAATATTACTATCCTTAGCTTGCATAGGAAGCTTGTATGCTTCTAAAGTAGATATTTATGCTTTGGATGTTGTAAAAAAAAATGATACCATCGAAGCGAAAAATAACGTAGTTGTGGTTTCTGATTTGTATTTGATTACTGCTAATGAAGCTAAATTTAATGAAAAAACAAAAGATTTAGAATTATTTGGTGATGTAAATATTTTACGAGGACAAAAAGAAAGAACCAATTCTACATATACTAAAATTAATCTCAAAGACAACACAACGGCATTTAAAAATTTATTTTTTTCTAACAATGATTTAGAGGTTTGGATGCAATGTCATCAAGCCAATTTTGATGAAAAATTTGTGATTACTAAAAAATCGGTTGTCTCAAGTTGTAATGTTGAAAATCCTGACTGGGAAATTCGTTTTGATGAAGGTAAACTTAATAAAGAAAGTAATTTTTTACACTTGTATAATGCAAGATTGTATGTAAAAAATACACCTGTGATGTATTTGCCGTATTTTGGATTTAGTGTGGACACCAAAAGAAAGAGTGGTTTATTGATTCCTCAAGTGATTTTAAAACAAAGTGAAGGGTTGTATTATAACCAACCTATTTATTATGTTATTGATGATAATGCAGATATACAGCTTGAACCTCAAATTAGAACAAAAAGAGGATATGGTTTGTATTCAACTTTAAGATTTATTGATACGCCATATTCTCAAGGTGAAATCAGTGGTGGTATTTTTGGAGAAAAATCAAGCTACAAAAGAAAAGAAAATTTAAAAAACAAAGAACATTATGGTATAGAAGTAAAATACTCCAGTGAGGCACTGTTTAAAAGTCTTTTAAGTGATGAATTTCAAGAAGGCTTATGGGTTGATGCAACATATTTAAATGATGTGGATTATACCAACTTAAGTTCTAGTGCAAAAACAGAAGCTTCTTTGGTGACTTCAAAAATAAATTATTTTTTATCTGATGATGATAATTATTATGGTGCTTATGCAAAGTACTATATAGATACTTCTAAAATCAGCAACAAAGATACCTTGCAAGAATACCCTTCTTTTCAGTATCATAGATATTTAAATGGCTTTTTTGATAATTATATACAATATAGTCTTGATGCCTCTTTTCATAGATATTATAGGCAAACAGGTATTTATGCTAAAACTTTAGACTTTGATCTACCTTTGGTTTATCATACAAGTCTTTTTGATGATTTTTTAAATTTTACTTTTACAGAAAGAATTTATGCGAATTTTGTGGATTATTCCAATACTAATTTAAAAAATCAAGAGCATTTGTTTCGTAATTCACATAATTTTTCTTTATACACAGATCTTTCTAAGCCTTATGAAAATTTTTATCATACTTTGTATTTAGGGGCTAATTATTATATACCTGGAGCAAAATCAGGAGAAATCACAGAAGATTTTATAGACATTAAAAACGATCCAGAGCAATTAAATTTTTCTATGTTTCAGTATTTTTACAGTACTTTAGGTAAGAAAAAACTTTATCATAGTTTGAAGGCAAAGTACTATACCAAACAGGGAAGTTTTGGCGGATTTGATAATGTTGTAGAATATTTTTATAATGATTATATTAGTTTTAGAAATGAAGCAGAGTATTCAGGCATAGATAATCGTTTTGACAAAGTTTTTAGCGAGGCATTGTTTGATTATGGAGAGTGGAAATTTAGCCTTAATCATGCATATAGGATCTATGAAAAAGAAAAATATAACTTTTTAGGTACAAAAGCACAATACCACATTAATGCAAATTATCAAATTTTTGGTGGTTTATGGTTTGACTTAGGAAAAGATCCTGAAAAATGGGAAGTAGGTTATACGTATCAAAGAAAATGTTGGAATTATTCTTTGATGTACCGTCAAGATATATCTCCTAAACTTACAAGTGGAGGGATCAGCGCTAAAGATCAAAGCGGTGTGTATTTTATGTTTAATTTTTATCCATTGGGTGGAGTGTCTTATGACTTCTCGCTTCAAGAAAACGAAAGGTCGATATGA
- a CDS encoding phosphoribosyltransferase family protein, with protein MIFFEDEKDAFEKLYDLLPTNKLKDYIIITPSLKSIVFVNMLAQKLEIPYNFLFTEQIKAPNNNECQIAMISETKELVYNEALVKAFDISLDYIYGEANRTYEEKILKNVYRYRKGNLLKDLKGKNILMLHEGCESGITASSCIKSLLKEEVNSIIYATALMPSDVYDYISVFVDEVYCVQKIDHFIDIEFYFKNKTILQSHEILDILEESKYYLPLKR; from the coding sequence ATGATATTTTTTGAAGATGAAAAAGATGCATTTGAAAAATTATATGATTTATTACCTACTAATAAATTAAAAGATTATATCATCATCACTCCATCTTTAAAATCTATAGTTTTTGTTAATATGCTTGCGCAAAAACTAGAAATCCCATATAATTTTTTATTTACAGAGCAAATTAAAGCTCCTAATAATAATGAATGCCAAATCGCAATGATTAGCGAAACCAAAGAGCTAGTATACAACGAGGCTTTAGTAAAAGCTTTTGATATAAGTTTAGATTATATCTATGGCGAAGCAAATAGAACTTATGAAGAAAAAATTTTAAAAAATGTTTATCGTTATAGAAAAGGTAATCTTTTAAAAGATCTCAAAGGTAAAAATATCTTAATGCTGCACGAAGGTTGTGAAAGTGGTATTACCGCATCTTCTTGCATAAAAAGTTTGTTGAAAGAAGAAGTAAATAGCATTATTTACGCTACAGCTTTAATGCCAAGTGATGTTTATGATTATATCAGTGTTTTTGTAGATGAGGTTTATTGTGTGCAAAAGATTGATCATTTTATAGATATTGAGTTTTATTTTAAAAATAAAACAATTTTGCAAAGTCATGAAATTTTAGATATCTTAGAAGAGAGCAAATATTATCTTCCGTTAAAAAGATAA